In the genome of Pseudanabaena mucicola str. Chao 1806, the window TGCTTTTGGGTAATCGGATATTTGCCCATCTTAAAAGCCTTCAAAGTAACTTGATGAATTGGCTTTTCGCTATCATACTCATCACTTCCCATCATAAAACTTCCCGCAGGGATATCCACTAATTCTAGTTTCACGCCATTGGGCAAGTCCAAAACTAGACCCTTAGATTCTTTTTTGGGTTTATCAGCTTCTTTAGATATCAAAATTATTGGGCTAGCAACCACCGTTAAACCATATTGACGATCTATATCCGCAACATCCTCATCGCGTAATTTCAAGTGATCCTTCTGATAGTCCCGCAAATCTTTTAACTCTTGCATCGTTGGCGGATTCCGTTCGGCTAGCATCTCCTTTAGTAGATCCTCATATTCTTGGAGCTTACGCGCCCTAGCCAAGATCGGCTTCAACACATCCGCCTTAAGCTGTTCCGCATCCTCTGCCGACAATCCTAAATTAATTCGCAATGAGTCCAACAAGCGTCTAGCAGGAATCGACCACTTACCATCCACCATCCGACTCTCTAACTCACGCCGATAGACCAATCGCGGATCATCCTTTGCTTGAGCCACCTTCGCAATATAAATCTTGCCACCCTGCTCCACTGGATAAAACGCAGGAGTCATATTTGGCGACTCTTGCGAAACCTTCAGCGCCGCATATTCATGCAACTCATCAATGGATATTTTGCGATCGCCATCTCGATCCGCTGCCCCCGTTTCAATTCCCTCCACGAGATAGCGTGTATAGATCGACATCTCCCCATCAGGCTGAAATGAGAACTGCGTCGAACTCGAAGAAGTTAAAATTGCTCGTCCTTTGCCGCCTAGCTGATTTTTGAGATTCACCGAACCATCATCCATCACCGTCATGCCCTGAGCAAATGCCCCACTAAAGCAGCAGTTCAAAATCAACACCTGATGCTGGGACTTACTATCATTCATCGCCTCCTGCAAATATGTCGCCGCCACAGTCGTTGGTTTGACGATTTTATTGCCCTCCTTACGAGTGCTAGGCGTACCTAAAAATAGTTTATTAGCCTCATCAACTACCCCATGTCCCGAAAAATAAAACAGTACGAGATCATCTTTTTGGCGATCGCGAGTATTAAACAAATTGTGAATTGCATCCTCGATCGCCTGTCTCGAAGCATTTTTTAAAACCACAACATCCTCTGCGGCAAACTCACCATTTGCCACTAATACGCGCTGCATCGCATCCACATCTAGCAAAGAGCCATGCAAGGGTGGCAGTTTGTCACAGTCAGGATATTCACTTGTACCAACCAACAAAGCCAAACGTTTCATGCAGACCTAATTTCCTGATTGACTTTCTGATGCCCACTGCGCGATCTGTTCGTTAGCTTTTTGGAGCGCATATTCAAATTCTACTTGGCTACTACCCTCGATCGCGATTTTCTTGCCATAAGCCTCAACCGACATCTTCAAGGTTTTACCAACGATCCGATCCTTGAGAAATCCGCCCAACTTTAGCAAATTTGCCGCACTCACCTCTGCGGTCAGCAGCCCAACCACAAATCCACCCAAAGCCATCGCCCCTTCAGGAACGTCTGTTACAGCAATGAGATCGGCTGATTCGACACCATCAACTGCCCTAACCTGTTTCAGCAAATTACGTGTCGCCCCTTGCAAATCTTCAGCATCCAATGAGGGATCGACTACTTCCAAGTTAACGTAAACATTAACAGCCATAATTCACCAGATTTTCAATTAAATTAGTTTATCAAAATTTCTCTAGTTTTAT includes:
- a CDS encoding caspase, EACC1-associated type — its product is MKRLALLVGTSEYPDCDKLPPLHGSLLDVDAMQRVLVANGEFAAEDVVVLKNASRQAIEDAIHNLFNTRDRQKDDLVLFYFSGHGVVDEANKLFLGTPSTRKEGNKIVKPTTVAATYLQEAMNDSKSQHQVLILNCCFSGAFAQGMTVMDDGSVNLKNQLGGKGRAILTSSSSTQFSFQPDGEMSIYTRYLVEGIETGAADRDGDRKISIDELHEYAALKVSQESPNMTPAFYPVEQGGKIYIAKVAQAKDDPRLVYRRELESRMVDGKWSIPARRLLDSLRINLGLSAEDAEQLKADVLKPILARARKLQEYEDLLKEMLAERNPPTMQELKDLRDYQKDHLKLRDEDVADIDRQYGLTVVASPIILISKEADKPKKESKGLVLDLPNGVKLELVDIPAGSFMMGSDEYDSEKPIHQVTLKAFKMGKYPITQKQYLAVMGKNPSNFQGDENLPVEKVSWDDAVAFCKKLSEMTGQKVKLPSESQWEYACRAGSTGKYCFGDDVSKLENYAWYSENSGSKTHPVGEKLANSWGLHDMHGNVWEWCGDVWHENYNGAPTDGSAWLKDGSQNLHALRGGSWFDIDFNCRSSDRFGDDADIRYDIIGFRVVV